ACGCCTGCAAATATCAGTTTTAAGCCAAAATTTACTAAAGAAAATCTTTTGCAATCGTAGGAATATTCAGAAGACAGTAATTCAGAACCAGATGTGGACCTCGAAAACCAGTACTACAATAGCAAAGCACTGAAAGAAGATGTACCACAAGCGGCATTACTCAGTTTCCAGAAGGTTTTAGAGCTAGAAGGTGGAGATAAAGGGGAATGGGGATTCAAAGCTCTCAAACaaatgatcaaaattaattttaagctaGTTAGTATATTGAtaattgatattaattattGACTAGTAAGTTGAAAAATGTAGAAATTAATTGAATTGTGAAACCAACATTTTTGCATGATAAAATATTTGAGACATTTTACCAACCTGAAGGAGCAAAAGCTTAGGCTGGGCAGTGGGTCTAGTTAAAGTTTTAACTCAACTCTGAATGCtgtcactttgagatatgattaATCAATCATTAATGATGAGTGTTAATTTTGAGCTTGATAGCGCAAATTatctagtagtagtagtagcagtagCAGTAGCTACATTATAGGCTTCTTCATGCTTCCTACCAATATTCAAGTTAGAAAATGGAAATATGAGTTATATTGAAGATAATGGGGAAATACAACTAGTATTATAAGGCCAAGCTCATGCTTATGTAATAAGCAGTTAGACAAGTTTATCTGATAGTTGCTATCATTCAAGTTACCTTAACTTAATGCCTGGTTCATTCAGATACTTACAATATAACATGAAACTTTCAGAGTAACTTTACAGAAATGATGGCGAGGTATAAACAACTCTTAACATACATTAAAAGTGCCGTCACTAGGAATCATTCGGAAAAATCTATCAATTCAATTTTAGATTACATCTCTACATCTAGGAATGTGAGTAACTGTCCTTTTCACTTACACATATAATCGGAGGTATAAATAGCTTGTTTGTCTTTACAAGCTCagaatataataactaataaattcTTCCAGATGGAATTATTACAAGACTTTTATGAAACAACATTAGAAGCATTGAAAGATGCAAAGAATGATAGGCTCTGGTTTAAGACCAACACTAAACTTGGGAAATTGTATTATGACAGAGGAGATTTCAACAAGCTAGCAAAAATATTGAAACAACTACATCAGAGTTGTCAGGTGAGTAATAATTTCTGTAAAATGTTATTCCAGATTCACTTGTGATGCAGGCATGCATTTATAACATATAAAAAGACACCGGTTAAGATCAGAACATAagatgcggtaggcagcggcttggctctgcccctggcattgctgaagtccatgggcgatggtaaccactcaccatcaggcgggccgtatgcccgtctgcctacaaagggaataaaaaaaaaaaaaaaatgaaatcttttGTGGAGTGGTCACAATTGGCATCATAGCCAATTGTTGTCTTCACTAATGACAATTAAACCAGATGTTCATCTGTACATTCGCATATTTATTAATCTATTGACAAAAtagcaattattattaaatatcaaaAATTGAGGCATGGTTGTGGAAATGTCTTTATATTGTTCTTAAGTGATTGATAATATTGTTTGCTACTTACCTACCTTGAATTCTGTAATTCTAGTCATCGtaactaaacataaaatttattttattatacttatatgttgtttttgtattttgccTATTATTTTCAACTCCTATTTTTTATCTTATGGCTTAATCTCAGATGACTACTTACTTAACTACTtatgaccacaaaaactgtggAGTATTTGAAATGAACATCACAAGTACTTCAAAATTCAATGTGCCTTTTTAAAGAATTATGGTCTGATTCAAAAATTGTTAACATTCTTATCCCAAAAAAAATTGAGGATGAATAAATACTAAAACCAAATATTCTGAAGTTTCCACCCCCACGCCATAACTATCAAGTATTTGTATTATGTGCataaaaaattttcaaaattccagctattactcatttaaaataaaagttgaCTTGGTATTCAATATATTCTCTTTCCACAGACTGATGAAGGTGAAGATGATCTCAAGAAAGGAACGCAACTACTAGAAATATATGCTCTTGAGATACAAATGTATACTGCACAAAAGAACAATAAGAAATTAAAAGCATTATACGAACAGTCCCTACACATAAAATCGGCAATACCACATCCACTCATCATGGGTGTCATCAGAGGTAAGATGATGTATTTTAGTTAATTGcatcatattatataatatgatgCCCCAGCACTGTGTTCCAGCGTCACATGCTCTGTTTCTATTTTGCTCTATGGTAAAGTTACAGTATAAATGtactatttgtaatttttttctaaactcCATGCTTTAATGTTGAATTTCATGCTTCTCCTTTCAAAAGTGACTTCTTCTTTCAACTTCTCTTATAAAGTGTTAACTTATGTACACTCTCTTAAGATTTGGAAAAACATCAAGATTtgcatatatttatttctaaccAAAAGTAGGTAAATACACATACATAGGTATATGAAATGTCATGCACCTTACtatttgattatattatatatatataattatgaatttaaaaataagcagTAGCCCTGATTTTACCCGTTTGGtgtaaaatatctaaaaatgtttCTTTGGTGGATACTTGCAATACAAGAGCTACCAACTACCACACTTTCAGGCAGCTCCATCGGCTTAGGTTTTGCTTTAATGAATCATTCTGGAAAAGTATTTGAATATGAGCAATGATAGATCGTGATGTCATAATTTCAGAATGCGGCGGCAAAATGCACCTTCGTGAGGGAGAATTTGAGAAAGCGCACACAGACTTCTTCGAGGCGTTCAAGAACTATGACGAGTCCGGGAGTCCGAGGCGGACCACGTGTCTGAAATATTTAGTTTTAGCTAATATGTAAGTAAGAATCTTTGATGTGGAAGCTCATTTGAGTTTACTCATCGAGgcccaataataaaaaaaccaatagtTTTTGTTGGAAGTGGAAGGAGGTGTAACCTACTCATAAAAGTAAATATTGATGATTGAACAGGTTGATGAAATCCGGCATAAACCCATTCGATTCCCAAGAAGCGAAGCCGTACAAGAACGATCCCGAGATCCTCGCCATGACCAACCTGGTGATGGCCTACCAGAACAACGACATTAATGAATTCGAATCCATACTCAAACATAATAGGTAACATACATTGTTTCATGCAAAATactttcatattatattatgtcatTTATATGTTACATGCTGTAGTCAAATTGTGTTAATATCGGGTgactgaaaaaattattttacgacGAACACACGACAGTAaagataacaataaaatacttatattGTAGGAATAACATAATGGATGATCCGTTTATCCGGGAACACATAGAGGACCTGCTGAGGAACATCAGAACTCAGGTACTGATCAAACTGATCGGGCCTTACACCAGGATCCACATACCGTTCATATCCAAGGAGCTTAATATTGATGAGAAGGAAGTTGAGAATTTACTTGTCACATGTATTCTGGATAAGTGAGTACggattttaaataatgtaaataaattttccCTTTTGGCTATTAGGTGTGTAATGGACCTAAATGACTCGTTAATATTATACTGACTTCTGGCTGCACAGTGAAGTAAACAAATACTGCATCAGCACAATGTATCTTGCAATTTAAATCCGAACTCCTAAATGTCTCGTGGCAGTAATAATGACTTGAGATACTTAAGATAGGAGTGAAATATTTTCGatgacccgtcggtcgggcgtcctcgggacggcgccgcgagtctggttgtaaagttgaccgcgggaacccccttaCTCTGACCGGACTCTGATCCCGGGTGGAGATCGAACtttgggtgtaagagtgcaggagagtcgtttagtgcagtagggccctaaaactccttgggcccgcggtcctctcccaacatctgcagatcgtcatgtcccacataccccgcgcgcttTCTAGGCGCGCGGACCAcgtaggagttttttttttattgctaagggtggacgagctcacagcccacttggtgttatgtggttactggagcccatagacatctacaacgtaaatgcgccacccaccttgagatataagtgttctaaagtctcaagtatagttacaacggttaccccacccttcaaaccgaaacgtattactgcgtcacggcagaaataggcggggtggtggtacctacccgcgcggactcataaaagTAGTTAAATATTTGAGAGATAGTAGAGCCCCGTTGTTGCAGCACCATCAGCGGGCGCATCGACCAGGTGAACTCAGTGCTGGAGCTGGCGTCGgggcggcgcggcgcggcgcggtACGGCGCGCTGGACAAGTGGACGACGCAGCTCGCGGCGCTGCACCAGGCGCTCGCCAACAAGATGGCCTAGCAACGCCAAGCCGACACCCTCTCTCTTACAAACAATGCTTCCCAAACTTAGCGGACCAGAACTCATTATGTACTGGAAAACAAATTTGAGGAACTAAGTCTATTCGAAATCTGCGGGAATGAGGTCTGCGACTCTGAAAACTTTGGGATTCAATGATTTTAATGGGCCTAAAGGGCTTAAAAATGTTAACCACTGTTACCAATCTTTGGCCCTGATGTCGATTATTAATTAATCATATTAAACAATTTCTATCGTGTGTGttgcttttgtattttttttttcatttttaatctaTTTCAAAAGTAGTGGTAACTGAAATAATTCAGCGGTCTTAGAGCCAACGCTATGGAGATTGATTGAtatgattaattaatatttcttaGTCGTGCGAGTTTGTGTTACGGCCcccctttttttaataaatatatggcATGGATAACTCGAAGCAAAAATGAAcgataatataatgaaataaagtgCCCTTGACTATCCATGGTTTAGTCGGATTTGACTCGGTGCAGACTAGCTTAAGCTTCGAGCCGTATTCATTGCGCGGTGGCCGGGAAAGATAACcggtaatgtaataaaaattgaatactGTCAATGGTCTTCTGTTCCCCGCCACTGCGCCTGAGAATTTGTACATcagaatgtaatttttataaatatcgaTGTATTTCTTTCTACAATCGGACAACGCGTGAAGCCACTGTCTCGCATGTTTTTTTATGGAAACATAAGTGAATCGGCAATGatgaaaaaatgtaattatcacATAAAATAAAGCGTTTTTAAGAAGGAATTGACTTTATTTTGATCAACTTGAAAATGTGTTATCGTTATTCCTATTacaagcta
The Bombyx mori chromosome 5, ASM3026992v2 DNA segment above includes these coding regions:
- the LOC101740323 gene encoding COP9 signalosome complex subunit 2, with amino-acid sequence MSDNDDDYMCDEEEDYGLEYSEDSNSEPDVDLENQYYNSKALKEDVPQAALLSFQKVLELEGGDKGEWGFKALKQMIKINFKLSNFTEMMARYKQLLTYIKSAVTRNHSEKSINSILDYISTSRNMELLQDFYETTLEALKDAKNDRLWFKTNTKLGKLYYDRGDFNKLAKILKQLHQSCQTDEGEDDLKKGTQLLEIYALEIQMYTAQKNNKKLKALYEQSLHIKSAIPHPLIMGVIRECGGKMHLREGEFEKAHTDFFEAFKNYDESGSPRRTTCLKYLVLANMLMKSGINPFDSQEAKPYKNDPEILAMTNLVMAYQNNDINEFESILKHNRNNIMDDPFIREHIEDLLRNIRTQVLIKLIGPYTRIHIPFISKELNIDEKEVENLLVTCILDNTISGRIDQVNSVLELASGRRGAARYGALDKWTTQLAALHQALANKMA